Proteins encoded together in one Leptospira semungkisensis window:
- the infB gene encoding translation initiation factor IF-2, with amino-acid sequence MEDKNKSIKEKLQGTGDAGKKKKLIIKKKADEKTSSPSAKKEAASDSGPSAARQTASSSSGTPSPKPTPTPKKEPLFPEPTSKQSDPPVPRSAPPEHILGEGRSPFQREDNNIIVSRPNQRPTYSNQNRSGEEGGQGGGYRGNREGGNYQPREGGGGYQGGQGGGYRGNREGGNYQPREGGGGYQGGQGGGGYRGNREGGNYQPREGGQGGGYRGGQGGQGGGYQGGQGGGYRGGQGGQGGGGYRGGQGGQGGGGYRGGQGGGGQGGFRGGPGGQGGGYRGGPGGQGGGYRGGSGGQGGGFRGGPGGQGGVGTPPPGLGGPGEGRGVPSGKKRNDRDRAGRPEGQEGSENSKFFRQTYRKAKVSGPTGVSVPKEITLLENVQVGELAKKMNLKPGDVIGKLMKMGMMVTINNIIDAETASILADEYGCKVKVVSLYEETLIDEEKDSPEDYIHRPPVVTIMGHVDHGKTKLLDTIRKSSVIDTESGGITQHIGAYQVKTSRGEITFLDTPGHEAFTSMRARGAKVTDIVILVVAADDGVMPQTLEALSHAKDAKVPIIVAINKVDLPSANPDKIMQELANHGLQSEEWGGDTMYCKISAKENIGIDKLLESVLLQAEVLDLKANPKRRAKGTIVEAKLDPGRGAVATVLIQNGTLRVGDPFVAGVFSGRVRAMYDDYGHLIKEAGPAFPVQVTGLDGVPDAGAPFDAVEDEKEARNISQHRIEFERIGNAGAAGSKVTLENMNEFIKQGALKELKVIIKADVRGSAEAIKEALEKLSTADVKLNVIQSGAGAIVDMDVMLASASNAIIIGFHVRANPKTIALAEKEGVQIKYYSIIYQVVDEIKMAMEGLLEPERIEEVIGTAEIREVFKVSKIGNIAGCMVTSGKITKTSGVRVISDGVQVFDGKLKSLRRFKDEVNEVVNNFECGIQMDNFNDFKVGDTIEAYTVTTVKRKLE; translated from the coding sequence ATGGAAGATAAGAATAAATCAATCAAGGAAAAGCTTCAAGGCACCGGCGACGCCGGAAAGAAAAAGAAGCTAATCATTAAGAAGAAGGCGGATGAAAAAACGTCTTCTCCATCTGCGAAGAAAGAAGCCGCATCTGATTCTGGCCCGTCGGCGGCAAGGCAAACTGCTTCTTCTTCCAGCGGAACTCCTTCTCCGAAACCTACTCCTACTCCTAAAAAAGAACCTTTATTCCCGGAACCTACGAGCAAGCAGTCTGATCCTCCGGTTCCTCGATCGGCTCCTCCTGAGCATATTTTAGGAGAAGGCAGATCTCCTTTCCAAAGAGAAGACAATAATATTATCGTATCTCGTCCAAATCAGAGACCGACCTATTCCAACCAAAATCGTTCCGGCGAAGAAGGTGGTCAAGGCGGCGGCTATCGTGGAAATCGCGAGGGTGGAAACTACCAACCACGCGAAGGCGGTGGTGGCTACCAGGGCGGTCAGGGTGGCGGCTATCGCGGAAATCGCGAAGGTGGAAACTACCAGCCACGCGAAGGCGGTGGTGGCTACCAAGGTGGTCAGGGTGGCGGCGGCTATCGTGGAAATCGCGAAGGCGGCAACTACCAACCACGTGAAGGTGGTCAAGGTGGCGGATATCGCGGAGGCCAGGGTGGTCAAGGCGGCGGTTACCAAGGCGGTCAAGGTGGCGGATATCGCGGAGGCCAGGGTGGTCAAGGCGGTGGCGGATATCGTGGAGGCCAGGGTGGCCAAGGCGGTGGCGGTTATCGTGGCGGTCAAGGCGGCGGAGGCCAAGGTGGTTTCCGTGGAGGACCTGGTGGTCAAGGTGGCGGATATCGTGGAGGACCTGGTGGCCAAGGTGGCGGTTATCGTGGTGGTTCGGGTGGCCAAGGCGGTGGATTCCGCGGTGGTCCAGGCGGTCAAGGTGGCGTAGGTACACCTCCTCCTGGCTTAGGCGGTCCTGGAGAAGGAAGGGGAGTTCCTTCCGGTAAAAAACGAAATGATAGAGATAGGGCTGGAAGACCAGAAGGACAAGAAGGTTCTGAGAATTCTAAGTTCTTCCGCCAGACTTACAGAAAGGCGAAAGTCAGCGGGCCTACCGGAGTATCTGTACCAAAAGAGATCACTCTATTAGAAAATGTGCAAGTAGGCGAACTGGCTAAGAAAATGAATCTTAAGCCGGGAGATGTCATCGGAAAACTCATGAAGATGGGAATGATGGTGACTATCAATAATATCATCGATGCAGAAACTGCATCCATTCTCGCGGACGAATACGGCTGTAAGGTCAAAGTTGTTTCCCTATATGAGGAAACTCTAATCGACGAAGAGAAAGATAGTCCTGAAGATTATATTCATAGACCTCCTGTCGTTACCATCATGGGTCACGTAGACCATGGTAAGACCAAACTCTTGGATACGATCCGTAAATCTTCCGTGATCGACACTGAGTCTGGTGGTATTACCCAGCATATCGGTGCATACCAGGTTAAAACAAGCAGGGGAGAGATTACCTTCTTGGATACTCCTGGTCACGAGGCATTCACTTCTATGCGTGCCCGAGGTGCTAAGGTAACCGATATCGTAATCTTAGTGGTCGCTGCGGATGACGGGGTCATGCCTCAGACTTTAGAGGCATTGTCTCACGCAAAAGACGCGAAAGTCCCAATCATTGTTGCTATCAACAAAGTGGATCTTCCTTCGGCAAATCCGGACAAGATCATGCAAGAACTCGCCAACCATGGACTCCAATCCGAAGAATGGGGTGGTGATACTATGTATTGCAAGATCTCTGCTAAGGAAAATATCGGAATCGATAAACTTTTAGAATCCGTCCTTCTCCAAGCAGAAGTGTTGGATCTGAAGGCGAATCCGAAACGAAGAGCCAAAGGAACCATCGTCGAGGCGAAACTGGATCCGGGCCGCGGAGCTGTGGCTACCGTTCTGATCCAAAACGGAACTCTACGAGTGGGAGATCCTTTCGTAGCGGGAGTCTTCTCAGGAAGAGTCCGTGCTATGTATGACGATTATGGTCATCTTATTAAAGAAGCAGGACCTGCTTTCCCTGTTCAGGTAACTGGACTAGACGGGGTGCCTGACGCGGGCGCTCCATTCGATGCGGTCGAAGACGAGAAGGAAGCGAGAAATATTTCTCAACACCGTATCGAGTTCGAAAGGATCGGAAACGCAGGAGCTGCCGGATCCAAAGTTACTCTGGAGAACATGAACGAGTTCATCAAACAGGGTGCTTTGAAAGAACTGAAGGTCATTATCAAGGCAGACGTTCGCGGTTCCGCAGAAGCGATCAAAGAGGCTTTGGAAAAACTTTCCACTGCCGACGTGAAGCTAAACGTGATCCAATCCGGGGCTGGAGCCATCGTGGATATGGACGTTATGCTCGCATCCGCATCGAACGCGATCATCATCGGTTTCCATGTTCGTGCGAATCCTAAGACGATCGCTCTGGCTGAGAAAGAAGGCGTTCAGATCAAATACTACAGCATCATCTATCAAGTCGTGGACGAGATCAAGATGGCGATGGAAGGACTACTCGAACCGGAAAGGATCGAGGAAGTTATCGGAACTGCAGAGATCCGCGAGGTATTCAAGGTTTCCAAGATCGGAAATATCGCTGGATGTATGGTTACTTCCGGAAAGATCACCAAAACTTCAGGTGTTCGCGTGATCAGCGATGGAGTACAGGTATTCGATGGAAAACTCAAGTCTCTTCGCAGATTCAAAGACGAAGTGAACGAAGTAGTGAACAATTTCGAATGCGGTATCCAGATGGATAATTTCAACGACTTCAAAGTCGGCGACACCATCGAAGCTTACACTGTCACCACAGTGAAACGGAAACTTGAGTAG
- the nusA gene encoding transcription termination factor NusA: MAVKKKEAEVNLLEAIQQFCADKSLDREAVMGVIRDSLVTAYKKKSGIETVDEEANPIKVEFASGTDGENVVIVVSRKVVESSPANGLEISLEEARTVYPEANLDEVLDFKEKPMELSRIISSQAKQMVFQRLRDMEKELLYQEYKAKEGELTHGYFQRWKKDAMSIDLGKVEGIMPKREQNPGEKYHSGDRLKAIIQKVELRPREPIPVITLSRASADFVRKLFEMEIPEIYDGLVEIVNVARQPSIRTKVVVYATRGDIDPVGACVGMKGVRIQSIVRELGNERIDIVQYSSDPTEFIANAISPAKPYDVKADSVGREAMVIVPEEQLSLAIGINGSNVKLASQLTGFRIDIKTIAQYNEEFSSPEARERLDKLFSPPVEVVEEEDDGVTALEDLPGLSARLIGLLRSAGINNVETLIEISQDDLAKLPGIGQTTAAQILRILAESVEWVEES, from the coding sequence ATGGCAGTTAAGAAGAAAGAAGCCGAAGTCAATCTGTTGGAAGCAATCCAGCAATTTTGTGCCGACAAGTCCCTGGATAGGGAAGCCGTGATGGGAGTCATTCGTGATTCCTTGGTCACCGCATACAAGAAGAAGTCCGGCATAGAGACTGTGGACGAAGAAGCAAATCCGATCAAGGTCGAATTCGCATCCGGCACAGACGGAGAGAATGTCGTAATCGTAGTTTCCCGTAAAGTAGTGGAATCATCTCCCGCAAACGGTTTGGAAATCTCATTAGAAGAAGCGAGAACGGTTTATCCTGAAGCGAATCTTGATGAGGTATTGGACTTCAAAGAGAAGCCAATGGAACTTTCTCGTATCATTTCCAGCCAAGCTAAGCAAATGGTATTCCAACGCCTAAGAGATATGGAAAAAGAACTTCTGTATCAAGAATACAAGGCGAAAGAAGGCGAACTCACTCATGGTTACTTCCAACGTTGGAAGAAAGATGCTATGTCCATAGACCTCGGAAAGGTCGAAGGAATCATGCCTAAGAGAGAGCAAAACCCTGGTGAGAAATATCATAGCGGGGATCGTCTCAAAGCAATTATACAAAAAGTGGAACTTCGTCCGAGAGAGCCAATCCCAGTTATTACTCTCTCTCGCGCATCCGCAGATTTCGTACGCAAATTATTCGAGATGGAAATCCCGGAAATCTACGACGGACTCGTGGAGATCGTAAACGTGGCTCGTCAACCTTCCATTCGTACCAAAGTGGTAGTGTATGCAACCCGCGGAGACATCGATCCAGTCGGAGCATGCGTAGGAATGAAAGGAGTTCGTATCCAATCCATCGTAAGAGAACTTGGAAATGAAAGGATCGACATCGTTCAGTATTCTTCCGACCCAACGGAATTTATTGCGAATGCGATTTCTCCTGCTAAGCCTTATGATGTAAAGGCGGATTCAGTTGGAAGAGAGGCAATGGTAATCGTTCCAGAAGAACAATTATCTCTTGCCATCGGGATCAACGGATCCAATGTCAAGTTGGCGTCCCAATTAACAGGTTTCAGAATCGATATCAAAACGATTGCCCAGTATAACGAAGAGTTCTCTTCTCCGGAAGCTAGAGAGAGATTGGACAAACTGTTCAGCCCTCCTGTAGAAGTGGTAGAAGAAGAGGATGACGGAGTTACAGCTCTAGAAGACTTACCTGGACTTTCCGCTCGCTTGATCGGACTCTTGAGAAGTGCGGGCATCAACAACGTAGAGACATTGATCGAGATTAGCCAGGATGATCTGGCAAAACTCCCAGGAATTGGACAGACTACAGCTGCGCAGATCTTAAGAATTCTCGCAGAATCTGTAGAATGGGTAGAGGAAAGTTAA
- the rimP gene encoding ribosome maturation factor RimP yields MTVSKEVIETILDRILLTPVKLYALMVSQRPNHTLIEIELDQLDHPYGSVSLLECEQVSRKLNEELEKISPDLNYTLKVSSAGAERKLVIPEDLDRFRGIPVRLVYKVEGSGNKEGIFKILDRKGGKIILEPFSKRKSAASKKKEVNLELKDILKGNLYVSI; encoded by the coding sequence GTGACAGTCAGTAAAGAAGTTATCGAAACGATCTTGGATCGAATCCTTCTCACTCCCGTCAAGCTGTATGCACTCATGGTTAGCCAAAGGCCAAACCATACGCTGATCGAGATAGAGTTGGATCAACTCGATCATCCGTACGGTTCCGTCAGCCTTCTGGAATGTGAGCAAGTTTCCAGAAAACTGAATGAAGAGTTGGAAAAGATCTCACCGGATCTGAACTATACTCTCAAGGTTTCTTCCGCAGGTGCGGAAAGAAAACTGGTGATTCCCGAGGATCTGGATAGATTCCGAGGAATACCGGTCCGACTCGTCTACAAGGTAGAGGGTTCGGGCAATAAAGAAGGAATCTTTAAGATACTGGATAGGAAGGGCGGCAAGATTATTTTAGAACCGTTTTCCAAAAGGAAATCGGCAGCTTCTAAAAAAAAGGAAGTCAACCTTGAATTGAAGGATATACTGAAAGGAAATTTGTACGTAAGTATTTGA
- a CDS encoding LIC_12708 family protein: MMQISLISKVKHPILRKYIPVGILSLILLGSCSKFRVDDYNPYLYGRVKLGKDLKELQVNIVNRVPTNVPNQVAVASGIIYVPDFEQSLIKAFNSDGDLKFVIGNLKDKLTDKIKTYNIKLGRIGLVTVSDGDDVFVQSRILKEDVKADKAPENIFTKKSGEFRTEAEEAVPSVVLKINDSGKLVQTIYADGAGGSVPFGYIERMEAGNSDLLFVFHRTGGEMRLSIFDEAGKLKQKVSPEDFKNSLNTNGDTYTWYVDSFIAHSDGDYILGSFSFYETKSGRFKNRKILRYDLKEKRITPIKEIQDPSETLYWVLSNDNFFIWETEVEEGNSIRLQVHDEDGNHVNNIRLNYPPPRGLWRETWMDTKDEIYSMKIKAGYLEIHKWK, from the coding sequence ATGATGCAAATTTCACTGATTTCAAAAGTAAAACATCCGATCCTTCGCAAATACATTCCGGTTGGAATCCTTTCCCTGATCCTTCTAGGATCTTGCTCTAAGTTTAGAGTGGATGATTACAATCCGTACCTTTACGGAAGAGTAAAGTTAGGAAAAGATTTAAAAGAATTACAAGTGAATATAGTCAACCGAGTCCCGACCAATGTGCCCAACCAAGTCGCGGTCGCTTCCGGAATCATCTATGTTCCTGATTTTGAGCAATCCTTGATCAAAGCATTCAATTCAGACGGAGATCTGAAATTTGTGATCGGTAATCTCAAGGACAAGCTAACCGACAAAATCAAAACATATAATATCAAATTAGGAAGAATAGGACTAGTCACTGTTTCTGATGGAGACGATGTATTCGTTCAATCCAGAATACTAAAAGAAGATGTGAAAGCGGACAAGGCTCCGGAGAATATTTTCACTAAGAAGTCCGGAGAATTTCGCACCGAAGCAGAAGAAGCTGTTCCTTCTGTCGTTCTTAAGATCAATGATTCAGGAAAACTTGTCCAGACAATCTATGCAGATGGAGCCGGTGGTTCCGTTCCTTTCGGTTATATAGAAAGAATGGAAGCTGGAAACAGCGATCTTCTCTTCGTATTCCATAGAACCGGCGGAGAAATGCGTTTAAGCATATTCGACGAGGCAGGAAAATTGAAACAAAAAGTCTCTCCAGAAGACTTTAAAAATTCCTTAAATACGAATGGAGATACCTACACTTGGTATGTGGATTCTTTCATCGCTCATTCCGACGGAGATTATATTTTGGGCTCTTTTAGTTTCTACGAAACCAAATCCGGAAGATTCAAGAACAGAAAGATCCTTCGCTACGATTTGAAGGAAAAAAGAATCACACCGATCAAAGAGATCCAGGATCCTTCCGAGACATTGTATTGGGTATTGAGTAATGATAATTTCTTCATCTGGGAGACCGAAGTAGAAGAAGGAAATTCCATCCGTTTGCAAGTGCATGACGAAGACGGAAATCATGTGAATAATATTCGACTGAACTATCCTCCTCCTAGAGGTCTCTGGAGAGAAACTTGGATGGATACAAAGGACGAGATCTATTCCATGAAAATTAAGGCAGGTTATCTAGAGATCCATAAGTGGAAATAG
- a CDS encoding NAD(P)H-hydrate epimerase, translated as MKSQVLFNENESRELDRITIQERGISGTMLMGFAALSVFKAWEKTFLSAQKIVIVCGSGNNGGDGYALAQFLKAEGLQVEIFAKQGKYSEETQYYKNLTESLKIPIFSIEKFQASHLHPGEVLVDCLLGTGFKEPLEGEISRVVSEISKAKEKFKTSLFVLSIDAVSGYVPEKEYPFDADGLAEIGSPKLKNVFYPLPKEKKSFHPIGFVREGFTTEQRIFLRANEQELKNRLLREKDSHKYKNGSAVFVGGSEGMSGAILSSALAFQELGGGISQILTPSESTLTKVLKKDPSFMISKLESGKDAYSTSFVKKARVVAVGPGLAKSDLPSSMYPKDAKVILDAGALQDVSGRTLSPNFILTPHLGEWNSLSGKSSPNLYSALDDAKAWAKEKKCHLLLKGSVSVLFTPEGLSYFWEYQEPRLAVMGTGDLLVGVLSFFLSRGEEIVESVRLSQSLLLYCAEQCKGYPTAGRIRKKIRNLVTI; from the coding sequence ATGAAATCCCAGGTCCTTTTTAACGAGAACGAAAGTAGAGAATTAGATCGGATTACGATCCAAGAACGAGGCATCTCAGGCACCATGCTCATGGGCTTTGCCGCTCTCTCCGTTTTCAAGGCTTGGGAAAAAACATTTCTCTCAGCTCAAAAGATCGTCATTGTCTGCGGCTCCGGAAACAACGGAGGAGACGGATACGCACTCGCACAATTCTTGAAAGCCGAAGGCTTGCAGGTAGAGATCTTTGCCAAACAAGGAAAATATTCCGAAGAAACTCAATATTATAAAAATCTAACGGAATCACTGAAAATCCCGATCTTTTCGATTGAAAAGTTCCAAGCGAGTCATTTGCATCCCGGGGAAGTATTAGTAGATTGCTTGCTCGGAACCGGATTCAAGGAACCGTTAGAGGGCGAAATCTCTCGGGTAGTTTCTGAAATTTCAAAGGCAAAGGAAAAATTTAAGACTTCTTTATTCGTTCTGAGCATAGATGCAGTCTCCGGATATGTGCCGGAGAAAGAGTATCCGTTCGATGCGGATGGGCTCGCAGAGATCGGATCTCCTAAATTGAAGAATGTTTTTTATCCACTTCCTAAAGAGAAGAAAAGCTTTCATCCGATCGGTTTCGTTCGAGAAGGATTTACAACCGAGCAAAGGATCTTTCTTCGTGCAAATGAACAAGAATTGAAGAACAGACTTCTGAGAGAAAAGGATTCTCATAAGTATAAGAATGGCTCGGCAGTATTTGTAGGTGGATCCGAAGGAATGTCGGGGGCTATTTTATCTTCTGCGCTGGCCTTTCAGGAATTGGGCGGTGGGATTTCACAGATCCTTACCCCTTCCGAATCCACTCTCACCAAGGTATTAAAGAAAGATCCTTCGTTCATGATCTCCAAATTGGAAAGCGGCAAGGACGCATATTCTACTTCATTCGTAAAGAAAGCAAGAGTCGTCGCAGTAGGTCCAGGCCTTGCGAAATCGGATCTTCCTTCTTCTATGTATCCGAAGGATGCAAAAGTCATTTTGGATGCGGGAGCACTTCAGGATGTTTCAGGCAGAACTCTTTCTCCGAACTTTATTTTAACTCCTCATTTAGGCGAATGGAATTCTCTCTCAGGAAAATCGTCTCCCAATCTTTACTCCGCATTGGATGATGCAAAGGCCTGGGCAAAAGAAAAGAAATGTCACCTTCTATTAAAAGGTTCTGTTTCGGTTCTATTCACTCCGGAAGGCTTGTCCTATTTTTGGGAATACCAAGAACCTAGATTAGCAGTGATGGGAACAGGAGACTTGCTTGTAGGAGTCCTTTCCTTCTTCTTATCTAGAGGGGAAGAGATTGTAGAATCAGTGCGTTTGTCACAAAGCCTTCTTCTTTACTGCGCGGAACAATGCAAAGGTTACCCTACTGCAGGAAGGATCAGAAAGAAGATCCGAAATCTGGTCACGATTTAA
- a CDS encoding CDGSH iron-sulfur domain-containing protein has protein sequence METVKGKQVTILFEGKKCIHSRNCVLSRPDVFVPNVDGEWIYPDKASPEEIRALALNCPSGAIRFESEDPKFSESAPPVNVLRIRENGPLAFHADLELEGSDPQFRLTLCRCGASKNKPFCDSSHVAIGFAATGEPPVQESLPLEVRNGKLKIQPAKNGPLHVTGNLEVCSGTGKVTNRITEGYLCRCGGSSNKPYCDGTHRKIGFKS, from the coding sequence ATGGAAACGGTCAAAGGCAAACAGGTAACAATTCTCTTCGAAGGAAAAAAATGCATTCATTCTCGCAATTGCGTTCTGAGTAGACCGGATGTTTTCGTTCCAAATGTAGACGGAGAATGGATCTACCCTGACAAGGCAAGTCCGGAAGAAATTCGAGCTCTCGCGCTCAACTGTCCTTCTGGTGCGATACGATTCGAGTCTGAGGATCCGAAATTTTCTGAATCTGCGCCTCCTGTCAATGTATTGAGAATCAGAGAAAACGGACCTTTAGCATTTCATGCCGATTTAGAATTAGAAGGTTCGGATCCACAATTTCGTCTAACGCTTTGTAGATGTGGTGCGTCTAAAAATAAACCTTTCTGTGATTCGAGTCATGTCGCGATCGGATTTGCTGCGACCGGAGAACCGCCAGTCCAAGAATCTCTTCCTTTGGAGGTTCGAAATGGAAAGCTTAAGATCCAACCTGCCAAGAATGGCCCTTTGCATGTTACCGGAAATTTGGAGGTTTGTTCCGGCACTGGAAAAGTAACCAACCGGATCACAGAAGGTTATCTATGTCGTTGCGGGGGTTCTTCCAACAAGCCATATTGTGATGGCACTCACAGAAAGATCGGTTTTAAATCGTGA
- a CDS encoding DUF1343 domain-containing protein yields MKKTDQLLKGSSIGMLTNQSAYGWKGDYHFRSIQKEYGLKKLFLPEHGLFAELQDQVSGSELRYDLGETQILNLYGDSEESLIPNEDAFQDLDTLLIDIRDVGARYYTFLTSALYAMQAADRYVRAGKGNIKVVVVDSPNPAGRKIEGSPLEKKFASFVGVEGTLHRHGLSTAGLLEYYKDTFSLDLKFHRIKLYSKKTESFLWVPPSPNIPAQTTCYVYAGLCLLEGTNLSEGRGTTRPFEIFGAPFIDDLNRSLLEKLEEKQKGIFRLRPLKFIPTFHKYAGQVCGGYQILLDRPEKFHSLLFGLHFVKTIRDAYPEQFEFLKGPYEFRSDLPAIQLLVGDEFLLEYLDGKRKYSEIKDYLEETERKWKKETRSYR; encoded by the coding sequence ATGAAAAAAACGGACCAACTACTCAAAGGCTCTTCTATCGGAATGCTCACCAACCAAAGCGCATACGGTTGGAAAGGCGATTATCATTTCAGAAGCATACAGAAAGAATACGGGCTCAAGAAGCTATTTCTTCCAGAGCACGGGCTATTTGCCGAGCTGCAAGACCAAGTCTCCGGAAGTGAACTTCGCTATGATTTGGGAGAAACCCAGATCTTAAATTTGTATGGGGATTCGGAAGAGAGTTTGATCCCGAATGAGGATGCTTTCCAGGATTTAGATACACTTCTGATCGATATTCGGGATGTAGGAGCTCGTTATTATACCTTTTTGACTAGCGCATTGTACGCGATGCAGGCCGCCGATCGGTATGTGCGAGCCGGAAAAGGAAACATCAAGGTAGTAGTAGTAGATTCTCCAAACCCAGCAGGCAGAAAGATAGAAGGATCCCCTTTAGAAAAAAAATTCGCTTCCTTCGTCGGTGTAGAAGGGACCTTGCATCGGCACGGACTTTCTACTGCGGGACTTCTCGAATACTATAAGGATACATTTTCTTTGGATCTGAAATTTCATCGGATCAAATTATATTCTAAAAAAACAGAGAGCTTTCTCTGGGTTCCGCCTTCTCCGAATATTCCCGCGCAAACGACTTGTTATGTGTATGCAGGTCTCTGTCTTTTAGAAGGGACCAATCTTTCGGAAGGAAGAGGAACTACTAGACCCTTTGAGATTTTTGGAGCTCCCTTTATTGATGATCTAAATAGAAGTCTTCTAGAAAAGTTAGAAGAAAAGCAAAAAGGAATTTTTAGACTCAGGCCTTTGAAATTCATTCCTACATTTCATAAGTATGCCGGACAGGTTTGTGGAGGTTATCAAATCTTATTAGATAGGCCGGAAAAATTCCACAGCCTACTATTCGGATTACATTTTGTTAAAACGATCCGAGATGCATATCCGGAACAATTCGAATTTCTAAAAGGACCTTATGAGTTCAGGTCCGACCTTCCCGCGATCCAATTGTTAGTGGGTGACGAGTTCCTGTTAGAATACCTGGATGGAAAAAGAAAATATTCAGAGATCAAAGATTATCTAGAAGAAACAGAAAGGAAATGGAAGAAGGAGACTCGCTCTTATCGATAA